A DNA window from Acidobacteriota bacterium contains the following coding sequences:
- a CDS encoding MBL fold metallo-hydrolase — protein MIHEVFPVGPLQCNCSVIGDERTREAMVVDPGDDIERVLALLAQHQLTVKQIVITHGHIDHIGGAMKLKAATGAPILMNEDDLEQIALLEIQAAWIGVPPPGPVTVDSLLKDADSVAAGGLRATVIHTPGHTEGSSCLYFPAEKKLIAGDTLFAGSIGRTDLPGGSFAKIIDSLHSRLLALPDETVVIPGHGATTTIGEERATNPFLQHK, from the coding sequence CCACGAGGTCTTCCCTGTCGGCCCGTTGCAGTGCAACTGTTCCGTCATCGGTGACGAGCGGACGCGCGAGGCCATGGTCGTGGATCCGGGCGACGACATCGAGCGTGTGCTGGCGCTCCTCGCGCAGCACCAGCTCACGGTGAAGCAGATCGTGATCACGCACGGGCACATCGACCACATCGGTGGCGCGATGAAGCTGAAGGCGGCGACCGGCGCTCCCATCCTGATGAACGAAGACGACCTGGAGCAGATCGCGTTGCTCGAGATCCAGGCGGCATGGATCGGAGTGCCGCCGCCCGGGCCGGTGACGGTCGATTCCCTGTTGAAAGACGCGGACAGCGTGGCGGCAGGCGGGCTGCGCGCCACGGTGATCCACACCCCCGGACACACCGAAGGCAGCTCGTGCCTTTATTTTCCGGCGGAGAAGAAGCTGATCGCCGGCGACACTCTGTTCGCGGGCTCCATCGGGCGCACCGATCTGCCGGGTGGCTCGTTCGCCAAGATCATCGACTCGCTGCATAGCCGCTTGCTCGCGCTTCCGGATGAGACGGTGGTGATCCCCGGACACGGAGCCACGACCACCATCGGCGAAGAGCGCGCAACGAATCCGTTCCTGCAACACAAATAG